The Pseudomonas kermanshahensis genome includes a window with the following:
- a CDS encoding alpha/beta hydrolase: MHDDARSEQLITGPAGLIELIVDEPVLPVRGIAVVSHPQPLLGGSPHHVVPLTLARKLCAAGWRVVRPSFRGVGQTAGTHAEGVGEAEDSIVVVRHLQERYPGLPIALVGFSFGAHVFARVAVTLESSLHAVALLGLPVGEVPGGRFYPALPLPSRCLLLHGEHDEMAPLANLLDWARPEHRPVIVYSAANHFFKGCLAQVADQVVRHLNERS; the protein is encoded by the coding sequence ATGCACGATGATGCACGAAGCGAACAACTGATCACGGGCCCGGCCGGGCTGATCGAATTGATTGTCGATGAACCGGTGTTGCCCGTCAGGGGCATTGCGGTGGTCAGCCATCCGCAACCCTTGCTGGGCGGCAGCCCACACCACGTGGTACCTCTGACCTTGGCCCGCAAGCTGTGCGCTGCAGGCTGGCGCGTGGTGCGCCCGAGCTTTCGCGGAGTGGGGCAAACCGCTGGCACACATGCCGAGGGAGTAGGTGAGGCCGAAGACAGCATTGTCGTCGTCAGGCACCTGCAGGAACGTTACCCCGGGCTGCCCATCGCACTCGTCGGCTTCTCGTTTGGTGCGCACGTGTTTGCCCGGGTCGCGGTCACGCTGGAAAGCTCGCTGCATGCTGTCGCGTTGTTGGGGCTGCCGGTGGGAGAGGTGCCTGGCGGGCGGTTCTACCCAGCGCTGCCGTTACCCTCCCGCTGCCTGTTGCTGCATGGCGAGCACGACGAGATGGCGCCGCTGGCCAACCTGCTTGATTGGGCACGGCCAGAGCACCGCCCGGTCATTGTCTATAGCGCGGCCAATCACTTCTTCAAAGGCTGCCTGGCGCAGGTAGCGGACCAGGTGGTCAGGCATTTGAACGAGAGAAGCTGA
- a CDS encoding MFS transporter, which yields MLQILVWGGSFFLLAVMGEPITRETGWGSQWVYGALSLSLMVSALLAPLSSRLVARYGGRTQLASSGVIVALGLLIIAASQTLPTFLLAWVIIGVGMAAGLYEALFATLGALYAERAGKAITGITLITGFATTLCWPLVAFAIEHVGWRYACVGYAAVLLVTTPFYLKVLPSAVRSAPRKRLIEQSSAGVNRRVYLQLTWIFALGAVIMTAISVQLVAVLQGLGYSLAAAIALSALLGPSQVASRVLQMLAGKRHPIWTALVSVVLVAVGVLLVAFVPGATAAGLLLYGLGNGLRAIVRGLLPLALMPPSQYVVLMGKMSRPSLIGQALTPLVGGYLLQHFGAMGVLMALGCLAAINVGLVVMVLRALPAAKSAPNETDETIAVDGDSDAR from the coding sequence ATGCTGCAGATTCTGGTCTGGGGCGGCTCGTTCTTCTTGCTGGCGGTCATGGGCGAGCCGATAACGCGCGAGACCGGTTGGGGCAGCCAGTGGGTGTACGGTGCGTTGTCGCTGAGCTTGATGGTCTCGGCCCTGCTTGCGCCGCTGTCGAGCCGCCTGGTTGCCCGTTACGGTGGCCGGACACAACTGGCCAGCAGTGGCGTGATCGTTGCTCTCGGGTTGTTGATCATCGCGGCTAGCCAGACGTTGCCGACGTTTTTGCTCGCGTGGGTGATCATCGGTGTTGGCATGGCCGCCGGGCTCTACGAAGCGCTGTTCGCGACATTGGGTGCGCTGTATGCCGAGCGTGCGGGTAAAGCCATCACCGGCATCACCCTGATTACAGGGTTTGCCACAACGCTGTGCTGGCCGCTGGTGGCATTTGCCATCGAGCATGTGGGCTGGCGCTACGCGTGTGTCGGCTATGCCGCAGTGCTTCTGGTGACCACGCCGTTCTACCTCAAGGTACTGCCGAGCGCTGTCCGGTCAGCGCCGCGCAAGCGCCTCATCGAGCAGAGCAGTGCGGGCGTTAACCGACGCGTGTACCTGCAACTGACGTGGATCTTCGCGCTGGGTGCGGTCATCATGACCGCCATTTCGGTGCAACTGGTCGCCGTTCTGCAAGGGCTGGGCTATTCGCTGGCTGCAGCCATCGCGCTTTCGGCGTTGTTGGGGCCGAGCCAGGTCGCCTCGCGGGTGTTGCAGATGCTTGCAGGCAAGCGTCACCCCATTTGGACTGCATTGGTGTCAGTCGTGCTGGTTGCGGTAGGCGTATTGCTAGTCGCGTTTGTGCCAGGCGCGACAGCGGCAGGCTTGTTACTCTACGGCCTGGGCAACGGGCTGCGAGCGATCGTGCGCGGCCTGCTACCGCTGGCGTTGATGCCACCGTCGCAGTACGTGGTGTTGATGGGCAAGATGTCGCGGCCTTCACTGATCGGCCAGGCACTGACACCGTTAGTTGGCGGCTACCTGCTGCAGCACTTCGGTGCCATGGGGGTGCTCATGGCGTTGGGCTGTCTGGCCGCGATCAATGTCGGGCTGGTAGTGATGGTGTTGCGCGCGTTGCCAGCAGCCAAGTCGGCACCGAATGAAACGGACGAAACGATAGCGGTCGATGGAGATAGCGATGCACGATGA
- a CDS encoding RraA family protein, with protein MHAEDKALVALFEGLDTPGVSDALDKLGLPGHCFGVMPLDNYKQVVVGPAFTVKYVSASVPPGTVGDFIEEVAEGDIVVIDNDGRTDCTVWGDIMTQYAGARKIAGTVIDGVCRDVNKALGDGYPLFTQGRFMRTGKDRVQVESVNQPVSIGQARVCSRDIIVADANGVVVVPRERAQEVAQVARQIEAVEADIRALISEGRTLKQARDALNYHTLQRKS; from the coding sequence ATGCACGCAGAAGATAAAGCGCTGGTCGCACTGTTCGAAGGGCTGGACACGCCCGGCGTCTCGGATGCCTTGGACAAGCTCGGCCTGCCTGGCCATTGCTTTGGTGTGATGCCGCTGGACAACTACAAGCAGGTGGTCGTGGGGCCGGCGTTCACGGTGAAGTACGTATCGGCGAGCGTGCCACCGGGCACCGTTGGTGATTTCATCGAAGAGGTCGCTGAGGGCGATATCGTGGTGATCGACAATGATGGCCGCACCGACTGCACCGTGTGGGGCGATATCATGACTCAGTATGCCGGGGCCCGGAAGATTGCTGGCACGGTGATCGACGGCGTCTGCCGCGATGTGAACAAGGCCTTGGGCGATGGCTATCCGCTGTTTACCCAGGGGCGTTTCATGCGCACAGGCAAGGACCGTGTCCAGGTCGAATCGGTCAACCAGCCGGTTTCCATCGGCCAGGCCCGTGTCTGCTCCCGTGACATCATCGTTGCCGATGCCAACGGCGTTGTTGTAGTGCCGCGTGAGCGGGCGCAAGAGGTTGCCCAGGTTGCCCGTCAGATCGAAGCAGTCGAAGCGGATATCCGTGCGTTGATCAGCGAAGGGCGCACCCTCAAGCAAGCGCGCGATGCGCTGAATTACCACACCTTGCAACGCAAGTCCTAA
- a CDS encoding MFS transporter, which yields MSIAEVAYAKGRSSYRWIVAGMIFSIYTIAAADRANLGVALPFIRKEFEMSNAEAGGLMSLFLLAYALAQIPAGLAFSRLGVSRILPTAMVMTSVLTGLVGTAGSLLALKIYRFGLGLAEGPLPISMTTTINNWFPPREKGIASGIFLSAVKFGPVIVPPLCALIIAVWGWREVFYFFAVPGILLSIAWYFLIADHPSKSRFVNQAELDYITDETPRDNVASTEPTVQTTSGRGFERLDFFIRRREVAALETKRQVFGSWLIWGSALAYCFQLGVSSVLLSWIPTYLITVKGFSLMNMGLVSAAPWVGAVLGNLLGGYCSDRWLGGRRKPGMLLSALGTSVMMYLLIHSPADPFSYGLLLMATGIVLSFGFSSYMVYPMALATKQTFPVANAIVNMVGQLGAAATPFLTGLLLDSYGWNYVFSYLAIGSFASFVLLLTILEPVPKTQKA from the coding sequence ATGTCGATCGCTGAAGTTGCCTATGCCAAAGGGCGCAGCAGTTACCGGTGGATCGTGGCTGGCATGATCTTCTCGATCTACACCATCGCTGCCGCCGACCGCGCCAATCTCGGCGTGGCGTTGCCTTTTATTCGTAAAGAGTTCGAGATGAGCAACGCCGAAGCGGGTGGGCTGATGAGCCTGTTCCTGCTGGCTTATGCCTTGGCACAAATCCCGGCAGGCTTGGCCTTCAGCCGCCTGGGCGTGAGCCGGATCTTGCCGACCGCCATGGTCATGACGTCGGTGCTGACCGGGTTGGTGGGTACCGCAGGCTCACTGCTGGCGTTGAAAATCTATCGGTTCGGCCTGGGCCTTGCCGAAGGGCCACTGCCGATCAGCATGACCACCACCATCAACAACTGGTTTCCGCCGAGAGAAAAGGGCATTGCTTCAGGCATTTTTCTGTCTGCGGTCAAGTTCGGCCCGGTCATCGTACCGCCGCTGTGTGCCTTGATCATCGCGGTGTGGGGCTGGCGCGAGGTGTTCTATTTCTTCGCCGTGCCGGGCATTTTGCTGTCGATCGCTTGGTACTTTCTGATTGCCGACCACCCTTCGAAAAGCCGCTTCGTCAATCAGGCGGAGCTTGATTACATCACTGACGAAACGCCGCGCGACAACGTCGCCAGCACTGAACCCACCGTGCAGACGACCTCAGGGCGAGGCTTCGAGCGCCTGGACTTCTTCATTCGTCGGCGCGAGGTAGCGGCGCTGGAGACCAAGCGCCAGGTCTTCGGCTCGTGGTTGATCTGGGGGAGTGCGCTGGCGTACTGCTTTCAGCTGGGTGTTTCCAGCGTACTGTTGTCCTGGATCCCCACCTACCTGATCACTGTCAAAGGCTTCTCGTTGATGAACATGGGGTTGGTCTCGGCTGCGCCTTGGGTTGGGGCCGTGCTGGGCAACTTGTTGGGCGGCTATTGCTCGGACCGTTGGTTGGGCGGGCGGCGCAAGCCTGGGATGCTGCTTTCAGCGCTGGGTACCTCGGTGATGATGTACCTGTTGATTCATTCGCCTGCCGACCCGTTCTCGTATGGCCTGTTGCTGATGGCGACCGGCATCGTGCTGAGCTTCGGGTTCTCTTCTTACATGGTTTACCCAATGGCACTGGCGACCAAGCAGACGTTCCCCGTCGCCAACGCCATCGTCAACATGGTCGGGCAGCTGGGGGCCGCGGCGACGCCGTTTTTGACCGGCTTGTTGCTTGACAGTTATGGCTGGAACTACGTGTTCTCTTACCTTGCGATTGGTTCGTTCGCCAGCTTTGTACTGTTGCTGACGATTCTGGAGCCGGTGCCGAAGACTCAAAAGGCGTGA
- a CDS encoding LysR family transcriptional regulator, giving the protein MITLKQIEAIYWIVELGSFEAAAAKLNMSQSAISKRVQELEDAFGVAIFDRSKRSARLTQKGLELHGCAVEMLRQRDNLLERISSKETLVRRFRLGVTELTALTWLPNLVDQIHQTYPKVDLEPSIELSTDLLRRLEADELDLIIVPDIFRDARFISTPLASVENAWMCSPSLYPSDAPMDLQSLSSFTVLTQGGSSGTGKTYERWLAEHDVRLTKTLTSNYLVAQVGLAISGVGLSYLPRQCMSSMIEQGRLKVIQTDLPLPPISYVCVHRADRYQGLSNEVARLAQQACDFTRLIIT; this is encoded by the coding sequence ATGATCACGCTGAAGCAAATCGAGGCCATCTACTGGATTGTCGAGCTGGGCAGCTTTGAAGCGGCTGCCGCCAAACTCAACATGTCTCAATCGGCGATCTCCAAACGCGTGCAAGAGCTCGAGGATGCCTTTGGCGTAGCCATCTTCGACCGCTCGAAACGCAGCGCCCGGCTGACCCAAAAAGGCCTGGAGCTGCATGGCTGCGCCGTTGAAATGTTGCGCCAGCGGGATAACCTGCTGGAGCGCATCAGCTCTAAAGAAACGCTGGTCCGACGCTTCAGGCTTGGCGTAACGGAACTCACGGCGCTCACGTGGTTGCCGAACCTGGTCGATCAAATTCACCAGACCTACCCCAAGGTCGATCTGGAACCCTCGATCGAGTTGAGCACCGACCTGTTGCGCCGGCTCGAGGCTGACGAGCTTGACCTGATCATCGTGCCTGACATCTTCCGCGATGCCCGCTTCATCAGTACCCCGCTCGCCTCTGTCGAAAACGCGTGGATGTGCTCACCCTCGCTGTACCCGAGTGACGCGCCCATGGACTTGCAATCGCTGTCGTCGTTTACGGTACTCACCCAGGGAGGCAGCTCAGGCACCGGGAAAACCTACGAACGCTGGCTGGCGGAACATGACGTGCGGCTGACCAAGACACTCACCAGCAACTACCTGGTCGCACAAGTCGGGTTGGCGATTTCGGGTGTCGGGCTCAGCTACCTGCCCAGGCAATGCATGAGCTCGATGATCGAGCAGGGCCGATTGAAGGTCATACAAACCGACTTGCCACTGCCGCCGATCAGCTATGTCTGCGTGCACCGGGCTGACCGCTACCAAGGGCTCAGCAATGAAGTGGCGCGGTTGGCGCAACAGGCCTGCGACTTCACCCGGCTTATCATCACCTGA
- a CDS encoding RraA family protein: MLLPGSRILPSPTLAPAHVIESFRSVVTPHISDNLGRHIGARGLNRYNTSGKLVGTALTVKTRPGDNLFIYKALTLLEPGHVLVIDAQGDTNNAVIGELIKLYAEQRGCVGFIVDGAIRDVDSFKTSPCYARAVVHCGPYKSGPGEINVPVSIGGMLVSPGDIIVADEDGIVAFPQNLAELVLGKAREHEAHEEAVKAEIATGKLDQSWLHKVLDKAGLSN, from the coding sequence ATGCTGTTACCCGGGTCTCGTATCCTGCCGTCGCCAACACTCGCCCCTGCGCATGTGATCGAATCGTTCCGATCGGTCGTCACGCCGCACATCAGCGACAACCTGGGTCGACACATTGGCGCGCGAGGGCTTAACCGCTACAACACCTCGGGCAAGCTGGTCGGCACTGCGCTGACCGTCAAAACACGCCCCGGCGACAACCTGTTCATCTACAAGGCACTGACACTGCTCGAACCCGGTCACGTACTGGTCATCGATGCCCAGGGTGACACCAACAATGCGGTCATCGGCGAGTTGATCAAGCTCTACGCAGAGCAGCGTGGCTGCGTTGGTTTCATCGTCGACGGGGCGATTCGCGACGTTGATAGCTTCAAGACCAGCCCTTGCTATGCACGGGCTGTCGTGCACTGCGGCCCTTACAAGAGCGGGCCGGGCGAAATCAACGTGCCGGTTTCGATTGGTGGCATGCTCGTCTCACCCGGTGACATCATCGTCGCTGACGAAGACGGCATCGTCGCGTTCCCCCAGAACCTGGCTGAACTCGTGCTAGGCAAAGCGCGCGAACACGAGGCTCACGAAGAGGCCGTCAAGGCAGAGATTGCCACGGGTAAACTGGACCAGTCGTGGCTCCACAAGGTGCTGGATAAGGCAGGCTTGTCGAACTGA
- a CDS encoding porin — MCISFHQQHALLAIMVVSLGSVQQANAEGFPALARIAPGFGYYNVDKGYDDTLKLYGTVDAFASYHDAQHHEGLRVEGGGAWTNKLGLYLRKAVADDTALELDIEEGFNLNGEALEHHWKQVGSLRLAVAALRSKRYGKLEFGKTYNMSTPSYADPFLAVYGSPYTFLTLPPSGKGAYYLDMRPKHTLAYTTPTLGGFSVGTAVTFGFDDTASAGKTVRGKGVKLQYANARMMLLGSFNDYLSDPWQDNGQQRQTHNHFTSASAFYDFGPFSSSLTWQRQEVDLHNTPSMTAWTLGLMAPVGKTDVARLLVVQRNVETGGKDATGVMIGYDHFLKPNWAVYGRVAMIHNSAKSSLSYAGIPLEETGDDPRNLAVGMYYHF, encoded by the coding sequence ATGTGCATTTCTTTTCATCAGCAACACGCGTTACTGGCGATCATGGTGGTGAGCCTGGGCAGTGTGCAGCAGGCAAATGCCGAAGGATTTCCTGCATTGGCAAGGATCGCCCCAGGGTTCGGGTACTACAACGTGGATAAAGGCTATGACGACACCCTCAAGCTGTACGGAACCGTCGACGCCTTTGCCTCTTACCATGACGCGCAACACCACGAAGGCCTGCGGGTCGAGGGGGGTGGCGCATGGACTAATAAACTGGGCCTTTACCTGCGTAAGGCGGTCGCGGATGACACGGCACTGGAACTGGATATCGAAGAGGGTTTCAACCTCAATGGCGAAGCACTTGAGCATCACTGGAAGCAAGTGGGCTCGCTACGCCTGGCGGTAGCCGCGCTGCGCTCAAAGCGCTATGGCAAGCTGGAGTTTGGTAAAACGTACAACATGAGTACACCCAGCTACGCCGATCCGTTTCTCGCTGTATATGGGTCGCCCTACACCTTCCTGACCCTGCCGCCATCAGGCAAAGGTGCCTACTATCTGGACATGCGCCCCAAACATACCTTGGCTTACACCACGCCAACGCTAGGCGGGTTCAGCGTAGGCACGGCAGTCACGTTCGGCTTTGATGACACCGCAAGTGCGGGCAAAACTGTTCGGGGGAAAGGCGTGAAGCTCCAGTACGCCAACGCCAGGATGATGCTGCTGGGGTCATTCAACGACTACCTCAGCGACCCTTGGCAGGACAATGGCCAGCAGCGCCAAACACACAACCATTTTACAAGCGCCTCTGCGTTCTACGATTTCGGCCCCTTCTCATCCAGCCTGACGTGGCAACGCCAGGAGGTGGACCTGCACAACACCCCTAGCATGACGGCCTGGACGCTCGGCCTCATGGCACCGGTCGGTAAAACCGACGTTGCGCGTTTGCTGGTGGTGCAGCGTAATGTCGAAACAGGTGGCAAAGACGCCACAGGCGTGATGATTGGCTACGACCACTTTCTGAAGCCCAACTGGGCGGTTTATGGACGGGTAGCGATGATCCATAACAGCGCCAAATCGTCACTGAGTTACGCGGGCATCCCGCTCGAAGAAACGGGCGATGATCCCCGCAACCTGGCTGTCGGCATGTATTACCACTTCTAG
- a CDS encoding LysR family transcriptional regulator yields the protein MKFHQIRALVAVHQTGSLSEASQALHVTQPALSRSIKELESELGLSLMQRSHKGMTLTEEGRRLIRHAQSSMESLRRLQL from the coding sequence GTGAAATTTCACCAAATCAGAGCATTGGTCGCAGTACATCAGACCGGTAGCCTCAGCGAGGCCTCTCAAGCGCTGCATGTCACTCAACCTGCATTGAGCCGATCGATCAAGGAACTGGAGAGTGAACTTGGCCTGTCGCTCATGCAGCGCTCGCACAAAGGCATGACCCTTACAGAAGAAGGGCGGCGCCTGATCCGTCACGCGCAGTCTTCGATGGAAAGCCTGCGACGTCTGCAACTATAA
- a CDS encoding LysR family transcriptional regulator substrate-binding protein, with translation MQIGEVTVGVTSLTAVLKGLGTSITAFQARSPRVRIRLIELRPYQIIQQIRDGTLDFAVTSQQHTQRLNLDWEALTRMPGLVVCRKTHPLRNARSLRHLLQASWVSLDAMDDHSSQFYQMFEDNQIQLPSRITECSSVHLALHLLHHSDAIMTLSEAALDNMLTHGLSEDLVQVRVEESIPEYPIYQVCTDRHSMTTSARDLYYEIRATLSTSEPLRA, from the coding sequence ATGCAGATTGGCGAGGTCACCGTCGGCGTGACCTCGTTGACCGCGGTGTTGAAAGGCCTGGGTACCAGCATTACCGCTTTTCAGGCGCGTAGCCCGCGTGTGCGGATCCGGTTGATCGAACTGCGCCCCTACCAGATCATCCAGCAGATACGCGACGGCACACTGGATTTTGCAGTGACCTCGCAGCAGCACACTCAACGCCTCAACCTCGACTGGGAAGCGCTAACCCGCATGCCCGGGCTTGTCGTTTGCCGCAAAACCCATCCCCTCAGAAATGCGCGCTCACTGCGCCACTTGTTGCAGGCCAGTTGGGTGAGCCTTGATGCGATGGATGATCACTCCTCGCAGTTCTACCAGATGTTCGAGGACAATCAGATTCAACTCCCTTCGCGGATCACCGAATGCTCGTCCGTACACTTGGCCCTGCACCTGCTGCACCACTCCGACGCCATCATGACACTGAGCGAAGCCGCCCTGGACAACATGCTGACCCACGGTTTGAGCGAGGACCTGGTCCAGGTGCGGGTCGAAGAGAGCATTCCTGAGTACCCCATCTATCAAGTCTGCACAGACCGGCACAGCATGACGACGTCTGCACGCGACTTGTACTACGAGATTCGTGCGACGCTGAGCACCAGCGAGCCGCTGCGCGCATGA
- a CDS encoding MFS transporter yields MSTAHAPSLACASRSTRPASRKATVACALGNALEMYDFTIYSFFAVVIAKNFFPAQSAMASLLLSLTTFGVGFLMRPVGAVVIGRFADRQGRKAALGLTIGLMTLGTAMIAFAPTYHQIGVLGTVILIVGRLTQGFSAGGEIGTASVFLMESSTTANRCHNVSWQAASQGYAALVGAGIGLLLSSCLTADALEHWGWRIPFMLGLLIGPVGWYIRRCLPETHEAESTNQGHWRDHFDMRHTLLAIGLMASATISIYLFIFYMPAYLTSSLGYPQRSALAVACVASACLAIITPLAGRFADRHVLRKKLLVWTIALPVVLAGPALYVLSLSNNLMLAMLVIAVLVLPGCIGSGAFFALIMEAFPKRSRALGTAVSYSFGVTLFGGFSPLIATWLTGALESPLAPALYLFVGGVISLICLALYPENPGRE; encoded by the coding sequence ATGTCCACTGCACACGCGCCCTCCCTCGCCTGCGCTTCCCGCAGCACACGACCTGCGTCAAGAAAGGCCACTGTAGCTTGCGCGCTAGGCAACGCCCTGGAGATGTACGACTTCACCATCTACAGCTTTTTTGCCGTGGTGATCGCTAAAAACTTCTTCCCCGCCCAATCAGCAATGGCCTCGTTGCTGTTATCCCTGACCACCTTTGGCGTGGGCTTTTTGATGCGGCCTGTGGGCGCTGTGGTGATTGGCCGTTTTGCCGACCGGCAGGGTCGCAAGGCAGCACTGGGGTTGACCATCGGCTTGATGACCTTGGGCACGGCGATGATCGCGTTCGCGCCCACGTACCACCAGATCGGCGTGCTGGGGACAGTCATTTTGATCGTAGGCCGCCTGACCCAAGGGTTCTCGGCAGGTGGCGAGATCGGCACCGCGTCGGTGTTTCTCATGGAGTCCAGCACCACAGCCAACCGCTGCCACAACGTGAGTTGGCAAGCGGCCAGCCAAGGATACGCCGCGTTGGTTGGTGCTGGCATCGGGCTGTTGTTGAGCAGTTGCCTCACGGCCGATGCGCTGGAGCACTGGGGCTGGCGCATTCCCTTTATGCTGGGTTTGCTGATAGGGCCGGTCGGTTGGTACATCCGCCGCTGCCTGCCGGAAACCCATGAAGCAGAATCCACAAACCAGGGGCACTGGCGTGACCATTTCGACATGCGCCATACGCTGCTTGCCATTGGCCTGATGGCCAGTGCGACCATCAGTATCTATCTGTTCATTTTCTACATGCCTGCGTACCTCACGTCTTCGCTCGGCTACCCGCAACGTAGCGCCCTTGCAGTGGCCTGTGTCGCCAGCGCCTGCCTGGCCATCATCACGCCCTTGGCCGGACGCTTTGCCGATCGCCATGTCCTGCGCAAAAAACTGCTGGTCTGGACCATTGCCTTGCCGGTCGTACTTGCAGGCCCTGCCCTGTATGTACTGAGTCTGAGCAACAACCTGATGCTGGCCATGCTGGTTATCGCAGTCTTGGTACTGCCTGGCTGCATAGGCTCCGGGGCGTTCTTCGCGCTGATCATGGAAGCCTTCCCGAAACGCTCGCGCGCGCTGGGTACGGCAGTGAGCTACAGCTTCGGCGTGACGCTGTTCGGCGGCTTTTCGCCCTTGATTGCCACCTGGCTGACCGGTGCACTCGAAAGCCCCCTAGCGCCCGCCCTCTATCTGTTCGTCGGCGGTGTGATCAGCCTGATCTGCCTGGCGCTATACCCTGAAAACCCTGGACGGGAATGA
- a CDS encoding M20 aminoacylase family protein: MNTLTAAASLAELEAFVRLRREIHSLPELGGDTPVTAQLVADKLASWGYEVHCGIGGHGLVGVLRKGTSTRSIGLRADMDALPMQEANPFTHASRIDGRMHACGHDGHTAILLAAAWRIAQSVEFDGTLNLIFQPDEEGLCGAKAMMDDGLFSRFPCDAIFALHNLPGVPVGTAIVQAGPTMAASQQVSIQIQGRGGHGAMPERSVDPFPVIASLINAIQTIKSRNLGVDEHAVISIGMVKAGTVYNIIPDTASMLLSVRTDTPATEQKINRRLEEIVRGHEQVYGVTITLETVQLAPALVNSEQQTRQVRQSLAPLFAPQALLSRGKKLMATEDFAWMLTEVPGCYFFLGNGEGEFHGCSVHNPHYDFNDELIGLGSDCWVRIVQDCLGD, translated from the coding sequence ATGAATACCCTCACCGCTGCCGCTTCGCTGGCAGAACTCGAAGCCTTCGTCCGCCTGCGACGCGAAATTCATAGCCTCCCCGAGCTGGGTGGCGACACGCCTGTCACTGCGCAGTTGGTGGCAGACAAACTGGCCTCCTGGGGCTATGAGGTGCACTGCGGTATCGGCGGCCATGGGCTAGTCGGGGTACTGCGCAAAGGCACCAGCACCCGCAGCATCGGCTTACGTGCCGACATGGACGCACTGCCCATGCAGGAAGCAAACCCCTTTACCCACGCCAGCCGCATTGACGGGCGCATGCATGCCTGTGGCCATGACGGGCATACCGCGATTCTGCTTGCCGCGGCCTGGCGCATCGCGCAGTCAGTCGAATTCGATGGCACGCTCAACCTGATTTTCCAACCGGATGAAGAAGGGTTGTGCGGCGCCAAAGCGATGATGGATGACGGGTTGTTCAGCCGTTTCCCGTGCGACGCCATTTTTGCACTGCACAACCTCCCCGGCGTGCCCGTAGGCACTGCAATCGTGCAAGCCGGACCGACGATGGCCGCTTCGCAGCAAGTCAGCATCCAGATTCAAGGGCGCGGCGGGCATGGTGCCATGCCCGAACGCAGCGTCGACCCGTTCCCGGTAATAGCCAGCCTGATCAATGCCATCCAGACCATCAAGTCGCGCAACCTGGGGGTCGATGAGCATGCCGTGATCAGCATTGGCATGGTCAAGGCCGGCACGGTCTACAACATCATTCCAGACACTGCCTCGATGCTGCTGAGCGTGCGCACCGATACCCCAGCAACCGAGCAGAAGATCAACCGTCGGTTGGAAGAGATTGTGCGTGGGCATGAACAGGTGTATGGCGTGACGATCACCCTTGAAACAGTTCAACTGGCGCCTGCGCTGGTTAACAGCGAGCAGCAAACGCGCCAGGTGCGGCAAAGCTTGGCGCCCTTGTTCGCGCCGCAGGCACTGCTCTCACGCGGCAAAAAGCTGATGGCCACTGAGGATTTCGCCTGGATGCTCACAGAGGTCCCGGGGTGCTACTTCTTCTTGGGGAATGGAGAAGGCGAGTTCCATGGTTGCTCGGTGCACAACCCACATTATGATTTCAATGATGAGTTGATTGGCTTGGGTTCGGATTGTTGGGTGAGGATCGTGCAGGATTGCCTGGGCGACTGA